The genomic interval GATACCTCAGCCCTGAGCATCGCTCTGGGAAAACCAAAGAACCAGTTAGCCTGAAAGGCTCTGATAACTCAACCCGGGGCATCGCCCTGGGAAAATTAAAATGGATATCCCACGCCCAGATTAACATTAAGAAAATTGGATTGATTGCGGTTAAATGGTTTACTGGAAGTCAAATTCATCCAGCACAAAGCGCTGATTTTTTTGCCTGGATGGATCAATAACCTTAATTCCGAAATCAAAACGCAGAATAAAAAAGGAAAGGTCATAACGAATGCCAAAACCAGAACCGATGGCGATATCCTTTAATATTTTGTTTGCTTTTAATTCCTGCATTTCATCTGTCGTGTGAATATTCCATACATTTCCAGCATCAATAAAAAATGCATAATTAATGTCTCCAAAGAAATCGGCCAGATGTCCTCTCCATTCTAAATTACCTTCAAGTAAAAATTCACCCGGAGCTTCTATGGAAAAATTATTGTCAGTAAGCTTTGGCGGAGAAGATCCCGGGCCCAATCGCCTTGGCAGCCAGGCTCTTAAACTGTTCGATCCTCCTGCGAAAAAATACTTTTCATAAGGCGGTACTTTATTATCACCGTAGCTGTAAATAGCACCACTGTTAATCCGGGCTACAAAAGATGACCTGCTTCCCGAGCGCCAATAGCGACGAAAATCAGCATTCCAGCGCAGGTATTTATAAAATTGAAGATCTCCCTGTTTGTCCTGGAAAATATTTTTGATTAATTCTTTCTGGCCTGGAAATACGTTAAGCGACGTTCCGCCTGATTCCAGTGATAACCGGAAGTAACGTGCATCCTTCGGTGGCCCTGCAATAGGATTTGTATTATGAACGTAGGTGAAATTGATATCGGATACAAAAGATTTCAAAAAGCTGTTTTTTAAATTATTGCCCTGGAGATAAAGGTCTTCGAGCAATTCGCTGAATGCCGGAGCCAGCCTTGAAGTATTGAGTATATTAAGGTCTACCAGAGACAAATTATATAAGGTCGTATTGTTTGGCTGCCAGGAGTAGGTCATTGCGGCTTTTACGTTCGTTCTTGCGTATTCAGGCCGTTTTACAAAATTATATCCTAAACCTACCTGGGTACGCGGATTATAACCAGCCAATTTTCTCTGAAGCAGATTGCCCGGTACAAGAAGCCGTGGAAAAAGGAGGGAAGTATTAATTCCGATTTCTTCACTACGGTAAATCTGATCCGTACTGATAAAACCAGGAACCAGTTCAATACCGCCTCTGATATTGGTTTCAAAGTTTTCCAGACCGTTGAAAACATTCCGGATCTTATAGGAAAAATTGGCGAAAGGCCCCGGTGCGCCCTGTAACTGAATCACATTAAGTCCGACATCAGTGGAAAACTGGTATTTATCAAGTGGAATTGCCTTAAATGTGCCCTGAATCCCATGTCCGGTGGAATCCAGTTTATAGCTGTAATTGATAAACCTGAACTGATCGGTCAGTGACAGTTGACGTTGTGTATCTCTTTCTTTTTGCTGACTGTAAAACTCTCCCGGCCTCACCTGGATTTTAGAATCAAGAATATAGGTTGAAAACTTTTTATCTGTAAATGAATAATTAATATTCTGGCGGGTAGTATTGCTCTTTTTAAACAAAGAATCGGGTACATCTGATGGTGGCATGACATCAAAATTTACTGATGATATGGTGAAACGCTCAGGACTAGCTTTTCCGGAAGGAAGGTCTATTCTTACATTAACATCTACCAGTTTATACAAACTATCTGTTTTAGGATTCGTAATGGTGTCATTTACTATGTATGTAACGTTTTGTCTTGAAAAGCCAAAATAGCCTTCGTTTCTGAGTAAAGTTTCGATTCTGATCCGCTCATCTTCAAATGAATCACCATCGTACCTCTTTTTTGTGACCAGTATTCCATCTTTCTGGTGTTCTTTTAAAATACTGTCTGCCAGAATATTGTTGACGGCATACCTGATATTGTTGAGTAAAGTAGGTCGATTTTCTTTAACCAGATACTGGACCCGGATCCTGTTAAATATGGTATCCGGCTTAAAATTCACTGTTGATTGAAAAAAACCATTGTTATACAGGTATTTCTGCATTTTCTCTGCATTTTTTTCAACATCGCTTAAATTGAAATAAACCGGTTCTTCACCTAAAATGCGCATCCAAAAGTTGCCTTTTTCAGCTCTTGCCTGAGCGCGTTTCAGTTTTTTGGCATATCTGCGCTGTATTTTTTCAAGCTTTGCAGGTGAATTTTCGTGCAATCGTGATTCTTTCTGATAATTTTGTGTCACCTCAATGACTTTTCTTTGCTTTTCCTCCTTGTTGTAAAACAGTTGTCCGAAGCGGTAAAGACCAACATAAGGGAAAATTGGCAGGCCTAAAAGGCGGCGATTGGGTTTTTGAGGAATTAAGGCATCTAATTCTGAATCGCTGATCTCGCGATTACCTTTCATAGATGAATTACCAAGAAAATAGCTTTCGGATTGCAGAGTAGGTTTCCGGGCACAGGAAGCCAATCCTATAATAACCAGGAGCAAATAAGAACAATACGCAATCTTACACTTAATATTCAATGCTTTCTAAAAATCGTATAAAGTACATTAATTCACTGAAAATCAAGAAATTCAGGCAGCTTAATCAATCCTTTATTGTTGAGGGATATAAAAGTGTGCTTGAATTATTGAATTCAGATTTTACTGTTGAGCTTGTATTGGCCACTCAGGAGTTTCAGCAAAAATACTCAAGTATTTTAAGCCAGCATAAAACTCTTTTTGAAACTGTAACATTAACTGAATTACAGGGACTAGGTTCTTTTCAAACGAACGACTCCTGTCTGGCAGTAGCGAAAACGAAAGAAAATGATTTTTTGTGTGCTGAAAAGAATGAATATGCGCTTGTATTGGATGATATCAGCGATCCGGGAAATTTGGGAA from Dyadobacter sp. NIV53 carries:
- a CDS encoding BamA/TamA family outer membrane protein, producing MKGNREISDSELDALIPQKPNRRLLGLPIFPYVGLYRFGQLFYNKEEKQRKVIEVTQNYQKESRLHENSPAKLEKIQRRYAKKLKRAQARAEKGNFWMRILGEEPVYFNLSDVEKNAEKMQKYLYNNGFFQSTVNFKPDTIFNRIRVQYLVKENRPTLLNNIRYAVNNILADSILKEHQKDGILVTKKRYDGDSFEDERIRIETLLRNEGYFGFSRQNVTYIVNDTITNPKTDSLYKLVDVNVRIDLPSGKASPERFTISSVNFDVMPPSDVPDSLFKKSNTTRQNINYSFTDKKFSTYILDSKIQVRPGEFYSQQKERDTQRQLSLTDQFRFINYSYKLDSTGHGIQGTFKAIPLDKYQFSTDVGLNVIQLQGAPGPFANFSYKIRNVFNGLENFETNIRGGIELVPGFISTDQIYRSEEIGINTSLLFPRLLVPGNLLQRKLAGYNPRTQVGLGYNFVKRPEYARTNVKAAMTYSWQPNNTTLYNLSLVDLNILNTSRLAPAFSELLEDLYLQGNNLKNSFLKSFVSDINFTYVHNTNPIAGPPKDARYFRLSLESGGTSLNVFPGQKELIKNIFQDKQGDLQFYKYLRWNADFRRYWRSGSRSSFVARINSGAIYSYGDNKVPPYEKYFFAGGSNSLRAWLPRRLGPGSSPPKLTDNNFSIEAPGEFLLEGNLEWRGHLADFFGDINYAFFIDAGNVWNIHTTDEMQELKANKILKDIAIGSGFGIRYDLSFFILRFDFGIKVIDPSRQKNQRFVLDEFDFQ